From the Pseudomonas sp. SORT22 genome, one window contains:
- a CDS encoding VWA domain-containing protein, translated as MFELAWPWIFVLLPLPWLARLLLPAADSGEPVLKVSFLDELEGLAGRRARLNLPTWRQQAPFVLVWLLLLFAAARPQWLGEPLPVAASGRDLLVAVDVSGSMDFPDMQWQGDDVSRLTLVKALLGDFLEERQGDRVGLILFGSQAYLQAPLTFDRRTVRTFLDEAQIGIAGKNTAIGDAIGLALKRLRQRPAQSRVLVLVTDGANNGGQIHPLTAARLAAQENVRIYTIGIGADPEQTGTAGLLGINPSLDLDEASLKEIAELTGGSYFRAHDGEELQAIGDALDRLEPVAQQPTQARTAEPLYSWPLALALVLSVLLVVEQQWPDNLLQRLLRRPRFLQPHPEWRQRLQRLRLRRRR; from the coding sequence ATGTTTGAACTGGCCTGGCCGTGGATCTTCGTGCTGCTGCCGCTGCCCTGGCTGGCGCGCCTGCTGCTGCCGGCCGCCGACAGCGGCGAGCCGGTGCTCAAGGTCAGTTTCCTCGATGAACTCGAAGGCCTGGCCGGGCGCCGCGCGCGCCTGAACCTGCCGACCTGGCGCCAGCAGGCGCCGTTCGTATTGGTCTGGCTGTTGCTGCTGTTTGCCGCCGCCCGCCCGCAGTGGCTGGGCGAACCGCTGCCGGTGGCCGCCAGTGGCCGCGACCTGCTGGTGGCGGTGGATGTTTCCGGCTCCATGGACTTTCCCGACATGCAGTGGCAAGGCGACGACGTCAGCCGCCTGACCCTGGTCAAGGCCCTGCTCGGCGACTTTCTCGAAGAGCGCCAGGGCGATCGCGTCGGCCTGATCCTGTTCGGCAGCCAGGCCTACCTGCAGGCACCGCTGACTTTCGACCGGCGCACCGTACGCACCTTCCTCGACGAAGCGCAGATCGGCATCGCCGGCAAGAACACTGCCATTGGCGATGCCATCGGCCTGGCGCTCAAGCGCCTGCGTCAGCGCCCGGCGCAGAGCCGGGTGCTGGTGCTGGTCACCGACGGCGCCAACAACGGCGGGCAGATCCACCCGCTGACCGCCGCGCGCCTGGCCGCCCAGGAAAACGTGCGCATCTACACCATCGGCATTGGTGCCGACCCGGAGCAGACCGGCACCGCCGGCTTGCTGGGCATCAACCCGAGCCTGGACCTGGACGAAGCCTCGCTCAAGGAAATCGCCGAACTGACCGGCGGCAGCTACTTCCGCGCCCACGACGGCGAAGAACTGCAAGCCATCGGCGACGCCCTCGACCGCCTGGAGCCTGTGGCCCAGCAGCCGACCCAGGCGCGCACCGCCGAGCCGCTGTACAGCTGGCCGCTGGCCCTGGCGTTGGTGCTCAGCGTGCTGCTGGTGGTCGAACAGCAATGGCCCGATAACCTGTTGCAGCGCCTGCTGCGCCGCCCACGCTTTTTGCAGCCGCACCCGGAATGGCGCCAGCGCCTGCAACGGCTGCGCTTGAGGAGGCGGCGATGA
- a CDS encoding DUF4381 domain-containing protein, with translation MNPLDQLQPLLAPPPIGWWPLAPGWWALLLLLPLLAWGLWRLRHWRPGKKPIVRAELPLDPVRIEALAELARLPKPYDGAPAGAWLQQINALLKRLCRNHYPGSHSHTLNGRQWLAFLDNRCPAAGLTRWMVLVEGAYKPECKLDDKAINGLNQSVETWIRKHV, from the coding sequence GTGAACCCGCTCGATCAATTGCAGCCGCTGCTGGCCCCACCGCCGATCGGCTGGTGGCCGCTGGCGCCAGGCTGGTGGGCACTGCTGTTGCTGCTGCCGCTACTGGCTTGGGGCCTGTGGCGCCTGCGCCATTGGCGCCCGGGCAAAAAGCCCATCGTGCGCGCCGAACTGCCTCTGGACCCGGTACGCATCGAGGCCCTGGCCGAACTCGCGCGCCTGCCCAAACCCTACGACGGTGCCCCGGCCGGGGCCTGGCTGCAGCAGATCAACGCACTGCTCAAGCGCCTGTGCCGCAACCATTACCCGGGCAGCCACAGCCATACCCTCAACGGCCGCCAATGGCTGGCGTTTCTTGATAACCGCTGCCCGGCCGCCGGCCTGACCCGCTGGATGGTACTGGTCGAAGGCGCCTACAAGCCCGAATGCAAACTCGACGACAAAGCCATCAACGGCCTCAACCAGTCGGTCGAAACCTGGATCCGCAAACATGTTTGA
- a CDS encoding DUF58 domain-containing protein, which produces MPNRLLAVPGIRISLAELIEMRHRVREVQLFSRPGQRSPLVGLHHSKLRGRGVDFDQVRVYQAGDDVRNIDWRVTARTQEPHTKLFHEERERPIFILVEQSQRLFFGSGLMFKSVLAAQAAALIGWAALGHNDRIGGLVFGDNEHYEIKPRRSKQSLLQLLNRLARVNQSLHTEAVPQADSLGIALRRAREVLRPGSLAIIICDERALTPAVEQQLSLLSRHCDLLLLPLSDPLDHALPAAGLLRFAQHGAQLELDTLDPTLRKSYRQQSEARIERWELLAQKLRVVLMPLSTQSEMIEQLREYLNAQRPGKTS; this is translated from the coding sequence ATGCCCAATCGCCTGCTGGCCGTGCCCGGAATCCGCATCAGCCTCGCCGAGCTGATCGAGATGCGCCATCGCGTGCGCGAAGTGCAGTTGTTCTCCCGGCCCGGCCAGCGCAGCCCGCTGGTCGGCCTGCACCACTCGAAACTGCGCGGACGCGGGGTCGACTTCGACCAGGTGCGGGTGTACCAGGCCGGCGACGATGTGCGCAACATCGACTGGCGGGTGACCGCGCGCACCCAGGAGCCGCATACCAAGCTGTTCCATGAGGAGCGGGAGCGGCCGATCTTCATCCTCGTCGAACAAAGCCAGCGTCTGTTCTTCGGTTCCGGGCTGATGTTCAAGTCGGTGCTCGCCGCCCAGGCCGCCGCCCTGATCGGCTGGGCTGCGCTGGGCCACAACGACCGCATTGGCGGCCTGGTGTTCGGCGACAACGAGCACTACGAAATCAAGCCACGGCGCAGCAAGCAGAGCCTGTTGCAGTTGCTCAACCGCCTGGCACGGGTCAACCAGTCGCTGCACACCGAAGCCGTGCCCCAGGCCGACAGCCTCGGTATCGCCCTGCGCCGCGCCCGCGAAGTGCTGCGCCCGGGCAGCCTGGCAATCATCATCTGCGACGAGCGGGCGCTGACGCCTGCGGTCGAGCAGCAATTGAGCCTGCTTTCGCGTCATTGCGACCTGCTGCTGTTGCCGCTGTCCGACCCGCTCGACCATGCCCTGCCGGCCGCCGGCCTGCTGCGCTTTGCCCAGCACGGTGCGCAACTGGAGCTCGACACCCTCGACCCGACCCTGCGCAAGAGCTACCGCCAGCAAAGCGAGGCGCGCATCGAACGCTGGGAGCTGCTGGCGCAAAAGCTGCGGGTGGTGCTGATGCCGCTGAGCACCCAGAGCGAGATGATCGAGCAACTGCGCGAGTACCTTAACGCGCAACGACCGGGGAAAACCTCGTGA
- a CDS encoding MoxR family ATPase translates to MEHREALIALRTFLSTQILGQEKLVERLLIVLLADGHMLVEGAPGLAKTKAIKELAEGVEAEFHRIQFTPDLLPADITGTEIYRPETGSFVFQQGPIFHNLVLADEINRAPAKVQSALLEAMAERQVSVGRSTYELSPLFLVMATQNPIEQEGTYPLPEAQLDRFLMHVKIGFPDAAVERRILQQARGEALNGETKPERRVSQQAIFAARKEILGLYMADAVEEYLVQLVMATRTPAKFDLELADWIAYGASPRGSIALDRCARAHAWLAGRDFVSPEDIQAVLFDVLRHRIILSFEAEAAGIDQDRVIQRILDVVAVA, encoded by the coding sequence ATGGAACACCGTGAGGCGCTGATCGCGCTGCGCACCTTTCTTTCAACCCAGATCCTGGGCCAGGAAAAACTCGTCGAGCGCTTGCTCATCGTGCTCCTCGCCGACGGCCACATGCTGGTCGAAGGCGCCCCGGGCCTGGCCAAGACCAAGGCCATCAAGGAACTGGCCGAAGGCGTCGAAGCCGAGTTCCATCGTATCCAGTTCACCCCCGACCTGCTCCCGGCCGACATCACCGGCACCGAGATCTATCGCCCGGAAACCGGCAGCTTCGTGTTCCAGCAGGGGCCGATCTTCCACAACCTGGTATTGGCCGACGAAATCAACCGCGCCCCGGCCAAGGTTCAGTCGGCGCTGCTCGAGGCCATGGCCGAACGCCAGGTCAGTGTCGGGCGCAGTACCTACGAGCTGTCGCCGCTGTTCCTGGTGATGGCCACGCAGAACCCGATCGAGCAGGAAGGCACCTACCCGCTGCCCGAAGCCCAGCTCGACCGCTTCCTCATGCACGTCAAGATTGGTTTTCCCGATGCCGCCGTCGAACGGCGCATCCTCCAGCAGGCCCGGGGCGAGGCGCTCAACGGCGAGACCAAGCCGGAACGACGGGTCAGCCAGCAGGCGATCTTTGCCGCACGCAAGGAAATCCTCGGCCTGTACATGGCCGACGCGGTAGAGGAATACCTGGTGCAACTGGTGATGGCCACCCGCACCCCGGCCAAGTTCGACCTGGAGCTGGCCGACTGGATCGCCTACGGCGCCAGCCCGCGCGGCTCGATTGCCCTCGACCGCTGCGCGCGGGCTCATGCCTGGCTGGCCGGACGCGACTTCGTCAGCCCTGAAGACATCCAGGCGGTGCTGTTCGACGTACTGCGCCACCGCATCATTCTTTCCTTCGAGGCCGAGGCCGCCGGGATTGACCAGGACCGGGTGATCCAGCGCATCCTCGACGTCGTCGCCGTCGCCTGA
- a CDS encoding MFS transporter, with amino-acid sequence MSVHEAAAAASETPEQKRKRLRKVAAATIFGSMLEWYDFYLYATMAAIVFSKIFFDPSNPAVASLLAFSTFAIGFIARPFGGVLFGYLGDRFGRKQVLVITFCMMGVCTTLIGLIPSYASIGIWAPIILVLVRIIQGLGAGAELSGAAVTSYEHASEGKRGSQGAWPALGLNLGLLLSSLTVYLLTMNGNEFLLAGGWRIPFICSIVLVGVGLWVRKSIPETPDFKELDKTPAKDQVSPLKLLFRNDLKGLAVVFFVAIGYNALSYIFKTFSLAYLTQYKGVEAHVTSLSVTIASLVAIIAVPFFGWLCDKWSSKTVLMLGGLFSVLFAYPFLSLLNTGEPMMIYLAIAIGTGILAPMMFAPQGSFLSRQFPTQTRSSGFGTGREIGTAVAGGLAPLGGLALVANSATHSTDGVALILVVAAVFVVVFALCDQGRKHSSFKN; translated from the coding sequence ATGTCGGTACATGAGGCGGCTGCGGCCGCGAGCGAAACCCCGGAACAAAAACGCAAACGCCTGCGCAAGGTCGCCGCCGCGACCATCTTCGGCTCGATGCTGGAGTGGTACGACTTCTACCTGTACGCGACCATGGCGGCGATCGTCTTCTCGAAGATCTTCTTCGACCCGAGCAACCCGGCGGTGGCGTCGCTGCTGGCGTTCTCCACCTTCGCCATCGGCTTTATCGCCCGCCCCTTCGGCGGCGTGCTGTTCGGCTACCTGGGCGACCGCTTCGGGCGCAAGCAGGTACTGGTCATCACCTTCTGCATGATGGGCGTGTGCACTACCCTGATCGGCCTGATCCCCAGCTACGCCTCGATCGGTATCTGGGCGCCGATCATCCTCGTGCTGGTACGCATCATCCAGGGCCTGGGTGCCGGTGCCGAGTTGTCTGGCGCGGCGGTGACCTCTTATGAACACGCCAGCGAAGGCAAGCGCGGCAGCCAGGGCGCCTGGCCGGCGCTGGGCCTGAACCTGGGCCTGCTGCTGTCGTCGCTGACCGTCTACCTGCTGACCATGAACGGCAACGAGTTCCTGCTCGCCGGCGGCTGGCGCATCCCGTTCATCTGCAGCATCGTGCTGGTCGGCGTCGGCCTGTGGGTGCGTAAAAGCATCCCGGAAACCCCGGACTTCAAAGAGCTCGACAAAACCCCGGCCAAGGACCAGGTATCGCCGCTCAAACTGCTGTTTCGCAACGACCTCAAAGGCCTGGCCGTGGTGTTCTTCGTGGCCATCGGCTACAACGCCCTGAGCTACATCTTCAAGACCTTCTCGCTGGCCTACCTGACCCAGTACAAAGGCGTCGAAGCCCATGTCACCTCGCTGTCGGTGACCATCGCCAGCCTGGTGGCGATTATCGCCGTGCCGTTCTTCGGCTGGCTGTGCGACAAATGGAGCAGCAAGACCGTGCTGATGCTTGGCGGGCTGTTCTCGGTGCTGTTCGCCTACCCGTTCCTGAGCCTGCTCAACACCGGCGAGCCGATGATGATCTACCTGGCGATTGCCATCGGTACCGGCATCCTCGCACCGATGATGTTTGCCCCGCAGGGCTCGTTCCTCAGCCGCCAGTTCCCGACCCAGACCCGCTCTTCGGGCTTTGGCACCGGGCGCGAGATCGGCACCGCCGTGGCCGGCGGCCTGGCACCGCTGGGCGGCCTGGCGCTGGTGGCCAACTCGGCGACCCACTCCACCGACGGCGTGGCGCTGATTCTGGTGGTGGCGGCGGTGTTCGTGGTGGTGTTTGCCCTGTGCGACCAGGGCCGCAAGCATTCCAGCTTCAAGAACTGA
- the lhgO gene encoding L-2-hydroxyglutarate oxidase, which produces MIYDYCIIGGGIVGLATAMALLERQPGASLLILEKESSLAKHQTGHNSGVIHAGIYYAPGSLKADLCKRGAQATKAFCSEHQIKFEVCGKLLVASTPLEVERMRALYERSQQNGLKVEQLDAKELQRREPNIVGLGGLFLDATGIVDYQQVCEAMARVIQRFGGEVQLQTTVRAIVETADKVTISSDDKVWSARQLVACAGLQSDRLATMAGVKIDHQIIPFRGEYFRLPAAKNDIVNHLIYPIPDPELPFLGVHLTRMIDGSVTVGPNAVLGLGRENYRKFSVNWRDVAEYARFPGFWKTIWNNLGSGTAEMKNSLFKGGYLEQCRKYCPSLNVEDLLPYEAGIRAQAVMRDGTLVHDFLFAETPRMVHVCNAPSPAATSAIPIGQMIAERIFKAR; this is translated from the coding sequence ATGATCTACGACTACTGCATCATCGGCGGCGGCATCGTCGGCCTCGCCACCGCCATGGCGCTGCTGGAACGCCAACCGGGCGCCTCCTTGCTGATCCTGGAAAAGGAAAGCAGCCTGGCCAAGCACCAGACCGGGCATAACAGCGGCGTGATTCACGCAGGTATCTACTACGCGCCGGGCAGCCTCAAGGCCGACCTGTGCAAGCGCGGCGCCCAGGCCACCAAAGCGTTCTGCAGCGAGCACCAGATCAAGTTCGAAGTCTGCGGCAAGTTGCTGGTGGCCTCGACGCCGCTGGAAGTCGAGCGCATGCGTGCCCTGTACGAGCGCTCGCAGCAGAACGGCCTGAAGGTCGAACAGTTGGATGCCAAGGAGCTGCAACGCCGCGAGCCGAACATCGTCGGCCTCGGCGGCCTGTTCCTCGATGCCACCGGCATTGTCGACTACCAGCAGGTCTGCGAAGCCATGGCCCGGGTCATCCAGCGATTCGGCGGCGAAGTGCAGCTGCAAACCACCGTGCGCGCTATTGTCGAAACCGCCGACAAGGTCACCATCAGCAGCGACGACAAGGTCTGGAGCGCCCGCCAGCTGGTGGCCTGTGCCGGCCTGCAATCGGACCGCCTGGCAACCATGGCCGGGGTCAAGATCGACCACCAGATCATCCCCTTCCGCGGCGAATACTTCCGCCTGCCTGCGGCCAAGAACGACATCGTCAACCACCTGATCTACCCGATCCCCGACCCGGAGCTGCCGTTTCTTGGCGTGCACCTGACGCGGATGATCGACGGCAGCGTTACCGTCGGGCCGAACGCGGTACTGGGGCTGGGCCGGGAAAACTACCGCAAGTTCTCGGTGAACTGGCGTGACGTTGCCGAATACGCGCGTTTTCCGGGGTTCTGGAAAACCATCTGGAACAACCTTGGTTCCGGCACCGCCGAGATGAAGAACTCACTGTTCAAAGGCGGCTATCTGGAGCAATGCCGCAAATACTGCCCGTCGCTGAATGTCGAAGACCTGCTGCCCTATGAGGCCGGGATCCGCGCCCAGGCGGTGATGCGCGACGGCACCCTGGTGCACGACTTCCTGTTCGCCGAGACGCCGCGCATGGTGCACGTCTGCAACGCGCCCTCGCCGGCGGCCACCTCGGCCATCCCGATCGGCCAGATGATCGCCGAAAGGATCTTCAAGGCCCGCTGA
- a CDS encoding FadR/GntR family transcriptional regulator — protein MLELQRPDTLVERVVGAIRAEIDSGRLAAESRLPTEQQLAEQLNVSRSVVREAVAQLKADGVLIARRGLGSYISQTPTGTVFRFPAAQGRSPDLVQMFEVRLWIETQAASVAAQRRDAADLARMGKALQEMLDKRSEFAVAAAADVEFHRAIAEASKNDYFVAFHDFLRGQLAAARRTAWENSAAHSVGGSADAHREHQALYQAIADGDRLGAAACAEAHLRASAKRLKLDLPSID, from the coding sequence ATGCTTGAGCTTCAGCGCCCCGACACCCTGGTCGAACGGGTTGTCGGCGCCATCCGCGCCGAAATCGATTCCGGTCGCCTGGCGGCCGAATCGCGCCTGCCCACCGAACAGCAACTGGCCGAGCAATTGAACGTCAGCCGCTCGGTGGTACGCGAGGCAGTGGCCCAGCTCAAGGCGGACGGGGTGCTGATCGCCCGCCGCGGCCTGGGTTCGTACATTTCGCAAACCCCGACCGGCACGGTCTTCCGCTTCCCTGCTGCGCAAGGCCGCAGCCCGGACCTGGTGCAGATGTTCGAAGTGCGCCTGTGGATCGAGACCCAGGCCGCCTCGGTAGCCGCCCAGCGCCGCGACGCCGCTGACCTGGCGCGCATGGGCAAGGCCCTGCAGGAGATGCTCGACAAGCGCAGCGAGTTTGCCGTGGCCGCCGCTGCCGACGTGGAGTTCCACCGGGCCATCGCCGAGGCCAGCAAGAACGATTATTTCGTCGCTTTCCATGATTTTCTGCGTGGCCAGCTGGCCGCAGCCCGTCGCACCGCCTGGGAAAACTCGGCGGCGCATTCGGTCGGCGGTTCGGCCGATGCCCATCGCGAGCACCAGGCGCTGTACCAGGCCATCGCCGATGGCGACCGGCTTGGCGCCGCAGCCTGCGCCGAAGCGCACCTGCGGGCCTCGGCCAAACGCCTGAAACTGGACCTGCCGAGTATCGACTGA